A region of the Carya illinoinensis cultivar Pawnee chromosome 16, C.illinoinensisPawnee_v1, whole genome shotgun sequence genome:
AGTAAAAGGAAATGCTGGAAAATGGGTTTTCCTTCTCGGTCATGCTCTACGCATTCTGATCGgtaatcattttagtttttaatgtgttttctaatttatttgctCACTGGTATTTAGGCTTGCAAGTGGAGATTATTGTTGATCAGTTGCTATTGGAATTTTTTTCACTCTGTGAAACATGAACTTTTGGAAGTTTGTTTATGGGAAAACAGTTATCAATCTACCAAGATTGAATGGGAAGTTTCCACCTCCGTGCCGACCTTATGTTTGTAGAAATGCTCGCTTGAGTACAGTGCCGATATCTACTTCATTTAATTCACCAATAAGTCCTCGCTCTAAACCTGTTCAGAAATCTGGTTTCCCAGAACCCGTTTCATCCTACTGTAGATACATTCACTCTACCAATGGAACTGCAATGAGCAACTCAGGTGGTGACTTGAAACTCAATTCTGAGGAACCTGGGGAGGATGATGGGACCATGAATGAATTCTTGTCCCGATTTGTCTGGATAATGCGTGGCAAGCTCGCTGAAGCTTACCCAGATTGTGATAAACAGACAATTGATGGAATGCTTCTGATCATCGTTGGGAAAGTTGCATCAGAGATGGAAAAGGGTGATCTTGAGCAGATGCTTGGTGCTGCAGCAGCTACTCCTTCACAGGATTTTAGTGATGATTTGTGGAAAACAGTTTGGGAAGTTAGTAATATGGTTTTGAAtgatatgaaaaaggaaaagaaaaaggaaaaaatgaaggGTTTTCTGCAATCTGAAGAAGTTAAGGAAATGTGCAGGTTTGCTGGTGAAGTTGGTATTCGTGGGGATATGCTGAGAGAGCTTAGATTCAAATGGGCTCGTGAGAAAATGGAGGAAAGTGAGTTTTATGACAGTTTGGAGCACATGAGAAGAGAAGCACAAGCCCAAGATAAAGAGGAGAAAGCAGAGGGCAAGGTAACTGAAATAATGGGTGATGAGGCTCCTGTGACTGAGGAGAGGCCTAAGGTTTTTACTCTTCCTAAGAGACAAGGGAAGATAAGCTACAAGATTTATGGTCTTGATCTCTCTGATCCAAAGTGGGCTGAGGTGGCTGATAAAATTCATGAGAGAGGGGAAGTAATTTGGCCTCAGGAACCAAAGCCAATATCTGGGAAATGCAAATTGGTTACAGAGAAGATTCTGTCACTGAACGAGGAGGATGATCCATCTCCCCTGTTGGCTGAATGGTCGGAACTTCTTCAACCAAGCAGGATTGACTGGATCACTTTGCTTGACAGATTGAAAGAACAGAGTACTAGTTTATATTTTAAG
Encoded here:
- the LOC122299276 gene encoding uncharacterized protein LOC122299276, which gives rise to MNFWKFVYGKTVINLPRLNGKFPPPCRPYVCRNARLSTVPISTSFNSPISPRSKPVQKSGFPEPVSSYCRYIHSTNGTAMSNSGGDLKLNSEEPGEDDGTMNEFLSRFVWIMRGKLAEAYPDCDKQTIDGMLLIIVGKVASEMEKGDLEQMLGAAAATPSQDFSDDLWKTVWEVSNMVLNDMKKEKKKEKMKGFLQSEEVKEMCRFAGEVGIRGDMLRELRFKWAREKMEESEFYDSLEHMRREAQAQDKEEKAEGKVTEIMGDEAPVTEERPKVFTLPKRQGKISYKIYGLDLSDPKWAEVADKIHERGEVIWPQEPKPISGKCKLVTEKILSLNEEDDPSPLLAEWSELLQPSRIDWITLLDRLKEQSTSLYFKVAEVVLGEKSFQTNIRDYSKLIDVHAKENRLEDAERILKRMNENGIVPDILTATVLVHMYSKAGNLDRAKEAFQSLRSQGFQPDMKVYNTMIMAYVNAGQPKLGESLMREMEARDINPTQEIYMALLRSFAERGDVGGAGRIATTMQFAGFQPSLESCALLVEAYGQAGDPEQARNNFDYMLKVGHRPDDRCTASMIAAYEKKNLLDKALNLLLQLEKDGFQPGVATYTVLVDWLGKLQLVNEAEQLLGKIAEQGEAPPFKVHVSLCDMYSRAGVEKKALQALGVLEAKKEQLRSDEFERIINGLIAGGFVQDARRVYGLMEARGFVASEPLKVAMMASQAFSRKRHTMR